A segment of the Ipomoea triloba cultivar NCNSP0323 chromosome 1, ASM357664v1 genome:
CAAATTAGTTTGGATTTCGAAGTTAATTACTAAAATTGCTCACTAATTTTTTATGGAAGCGTCAAACATATTAAGGAACAAAAaaaggtgattttttttttatataatttaagaatgaaaagtattattttatgtATGATTGATatagttattaaatttatatttattaattttaatatatataatagttattatttgtaATGGGGTTCGAATCTTTAGTCCATCGTTGAAAATAAGACTAAACATTGATTGATCGATCACTTGAATTATGTTGTGGATAGCTTCGTAGGAGCTCTAATAcatgtactttcaaattttactccctCAGTTTTATTCCATGGTGCGACAAATAATGATAGGATATTTTATCATGTAGGTCAAGTgtttacataaaaaatttgtGAGAGAAAATAGGAGTCAAAAGTAAGAAATGAGAGGTGATGTAGTATTTTTGAGCTCCGTAGCTACATACATATTTTTGTGCCAAAAGTCAAAGTCTTCCAATGATGGACTTTTCAGAATTGTTCTCTTCCtttgtctttattttcattttgccTGATAATTTGTTGTAAGTATCCCCTCTATTTTCTTGGTCAAATGaccttatttatattttttcttgccTTGACTGACTGTATTGACTAAATTCCAAAGTAATTATTATTCCATCAAGCTAGACAGGTAGTCTTATTTTCAGTGTTACACTCTTACATAgatagataaataaaatttgagaagactaataatattattaaagatACTTAGCAAGAAGGAGACATGGGAGCTTGCCGGCCTCTAAatctatatatttaatttgttagtaTTATTAAAACTGCCACCTTAGCTTATTACACatagttaaaaagaaaatttagatatgataataatgacaaatttgtgtaagaccgtctaaGACAGGTCAGGTCGGGTTGGAtcaaaatgtaaatgttatacttatactcacaaatgtcatacttatatgcttaaatataaCGGATGATAATATAAATAGAACAACTAACCCTGCATGGATCTTCATTAATTCACTAAATGATGATCATCATTATTTGGTTTTGCTTCTTGATGAGACTCATCGACATCACCAAAGGTAGATCTGATATTTTTCCTGTACAATATCTCTGCCTAACTACAAATTCTTACTCTCCTAAAAGCACCTATAAAGCCAACCTTGATTCCCTTCTCTCTAATCTTTATTCCAATTCCACCCGAGACGACAATAATGGTTTCTACCACACCACAGTCGCCGGCGGCAGCGCTTCCAACGACACCGTGCACGGCTTGTTCTTGTGCCGGGGCGACGTCTCCACCCACGACTGCGGCCGTTGCGTTGCAGATGCCCGCAAAACCATATTGGAGTTTTGCGCCAATGGAAAGACGGCTATGGTTTGGTACGATTTGTGCCTGTTGCGTTACTCGGAGAATGCCATGTTGGGGATACTAGACCAATCGTTCTGGTACAAAATGAAAAACACGGATAATAATACTCGATCAAATGAGTACATGCAGATGGTGGGGAACATGTTGGATCAGTTAATCTCTCCGGCATCTAGTGGCTCTGACAAGAAATTTGCTGTTTCGCAAGCTAATTTTAGCGGGTTTGAGAGGGTGTTCGCTCTTGGACAGTGTACCCCGGACCTATCTAACGTTGACTGTCAGATATGCTTCAGAAATGCTATCAATACACTGCCTGGTTGCTGTTTTGGAGCCTTAGGTGCTAGAGCTGTGTATCCAAGCTGTTACGTTAGGTATGAGCTCTACCCTTTCTACACTCTCTCCACCGTGGCAGCACCGGCACCGTCTCCTATCcaccctcctcctcctcttccacCAACTATGCTCCCCAATTCCACTAGCAGCAAAGGTAAACTTTAGTAGCGACTACCGGTAggtgtgcattgggtaaatcATGCCTTGTGATCCTAACCGCTAAAGGACCACAAGGATGTAAACCAGCAGCCTATATTGCCCATATATAGCTGacgttcaaatcaagaaggtcaatagagtAATAGACTGCTCTTGCTGGTATTCGAagttgtaaccttgtggttatcatGTCAACAACCTGACTAACTTGGCTAGGGTTATCCTATTTGGACATAATCTTGATTAGCTTGTTTAATTTGAGTGTATGTGTGAGTGAGGATTAACTATGACTAACCTATTCATGCAGGGAAAAAAGGAAAAGTGATTGCAGCCTCTGTAGTTGGTGTAGTGTCAGTCACTGGGATATTACTCTTCGTATGCTTCtatttcttgaaaatgaaaagAGCAAAGGAGAATGGGACTACTTCTGGTAATGCAGTACCAGATCGCATGACTGAAATTCCAGCGGAGGAGTCAGTACAATATGATTTTAGTACTATTCAGGCTATCACAAATTATTTCTCTCCGGATAATAAGATTGGTGAAGGCGGATGTAGTTCTGTTTACAAGGTATGTACAGGTCTTGTCTTTCAACGTGTAAGATTATATTCAGATCAATGTTCATTTCAGATTCTTGAGTTAtgaattttactatttattattgATTGTATATATTTCTGTTGTTTAGGGAAGGTTTCCCAATGGACAAGAGGTAGCGGTGAAGAGATTGTTGAGGAGTTCAACTCAAGGAGTTGTTGAATTCAAGAACGAGATTGCATTGGTTGCCAAGCTTTTACATAGAAATTTAGTAAAATTGTTAGGGTTTTGCTTGCAGGGAGAAGAAAAGATACTTGTCTATGAATTTGTTCCTAACAAAAGTcttgattattttttgtttggttaGTTTTGAACTTGGGAATACATTTTCTTTCTCTTTGGATTTTATTGAAGTTGAGAGATCAAAATAACAACCTGACTGGAGAgcttaaatttaaatttgttaattattatgcaGATCCAGAGAAGAAGCGTTTATTGAATTGGTCCACTCGTTTCAAGATCATAGTAGGAATAGTCCGTGGACTCCTTTATCTTCATGAAGATTCCCGTCTCAAAATTATACATCGAGATTTGAAAGCAAGCAATGTGCTCTTGGACGAAGATATGAACTCAAAAATATCTGACTTTGGCTTGGCAAGAATTTTTATGGCAGATCAAACTCAAGGAAATACAAATAAAGTTATAGGAACATAGTAAGTTTAAATTTTCAGAGATGCATGTATTCTTACTAAACAAAATTAGAACAACTAGAATTCATTCTTGTTTGATTAGATCCTTTATTTATATTATGGTTTTGCAGTGGCTACATGTCTCCCGAGTATGTTAAGCATGGATTGTTCTCTGTAAAGTCAGATGTTTTCAGCTTCGGAGTTATACTCTTGGAGATTATAACCGGAAAGAGAAACAGTTCTTTGTCCATGAAATCAACTGGAGCTAAAGATCTTCTTAGCTATGTGAGTAAATTAGAAATCCACAACAAAAACTAACAATCACTGTTATTGAATTGAAGCACACATTAAAGTGGTGAATGTTGCAGGCTTGGAAACATTGGAGGGAGGAAAGAGCACTAGACATTATTGTGGATCAAAGTCTTAGAGGTTTGTATTCGAGAGATGAAGTGATCCAATGTATTAATGTTGGGTTGTTGTGTGTCCAAGAAGATGTGGATGAAAGGCCAACAATGGCGAATGTTGTGTTGATGCTGAATAGCTTTTCTGCTACAAGGAGAACACCTTCTAATCCGCCTGCATTTTTCAATGGTGGAATTGAGAGGATTTCGGTTGGAGAAACAGTGAATCAGTCCATAAATGAAGTTACGATTTCAGATTTGTATCCCAGATAATTACGCAGAAATAATTCTTTCAAGATTGAATTGTTGTATACACCCAATGTAGTGGGCATCCGGCAAGGATCTTGtcacttaattaaaaaattgctGAGTTATGTAATTTATCCTTTCACCATCtctgtgagcataaatataatataaacataaatgtgtagtccaactattagtttaggcttttagttggatggagcacgtgatttaatttgatatcagagccatgcaaaaggtcatgagttcaaatCTCCTTTAGTTGGATGGGGTCATGAATTTGAATCTCCGcgccacctaaaaaaaaaaaaagcttttagttggatggagcacgaTTCAATTATCTTATTAAGCAACCAGGGTATAATAGAATAAaggaatttctttctttcttttataactaattttaaattacaaataaattatcAGCTCCGATCGGCTCGATAAATTAATGAGGAGTTTATCTTTTCATTTTTGATGTCAATGTCAAAGTCATGCTAATATGGGGTGTAATTGTCTAAGTTTGTGGGACCTATCATTTACTAAGTCTTTAGTCTTAAAGTTGACGAAAAGAATTATATTACTCCGGGTTATATGAGGTGTGGTGCTACGTGTCCATGCAATGTTGAAAAATTAGTGAAAAggtaaagaaaagaaaaaaacttaattaCATGCAGAAGAGAACTAGGTGAATGGGCATATCATaagaaatttattaaaaaaggtgaaaatattgctgtaaataactcaaactttgaagTGTAAGTAATAAGACTATAAAGTACAAGTAACAACATCATagagtaataatataaaatacacttGAACTTTTATTTGTAAGTAATAATACTATGGAGTTGCCAAACATCTTGTGCTCAGAtaacatgtagtgactctctcatatgggatgtcatgagatcgaggctcagtggagacgatattgactctttgtgctttaataggttgacaAAGTAGAGATAGACAGATATAATACTATGGAGTTAAGTTAGCATCATAAAGTGCAACAATACAAATACACCCAAGCAATTAACAATATTAAGTACTCCTAGTTAACATTATCATGAAAAGTAAATGACTTGAAAGGTTGCACTTTATAGTAATATTACATATTACACACTTTACTCCTACACACAAAATCATGACGTAGACATTTGTATTGGGATTCATATGAAAAAAGTAGCTTATCCTGCTTCATCTATCAGAGAATAAAACTTAGACGGTAAGATTTGAGAATTCATATAATAGAACacatttatataatcaaatttgaCTAACCTCTAGTCCAAAGAAGGACTCAATTAATTTGACCAACCTAATCAACTCCTCTTCACGCGGTTCCTacagtaaataaataaataaaataaaacccaACGACAACCATGAGcgcatcttcatcttcaattctgATCTTCACCTGATATATATAGTTGATTATGAtcaattttattgtattttgcTGTGATATGATGATGGTGATTTGGTTTTGCTTGTTGATGACCCTCATCACCAAAGGTACCTCTGATCTTCTGCAATTTAACTGCGTAAACAAAACTTCTTACACTCCTAACAGCACCTATAAAACCAACCTTCATTCTCTTCTCTCTGATCTTTATTCCAACGCCACTCGAGACAATGGTTTCTACCACACCACAGTCGACACCGTGCACGGCATGTTCTTGTGCCGGGGCGACGTCTCCACGGACGTTTGCGGCGACTGTGTTGGATATGCCCGTGAAAGGATATTAGACCTTTGCCCCAACGAAAAGACGGCTATTATTTGGTACGATAATTGCATGTTGCGTTACTCGGAGAAGTCTATGTTGGGGATTGTAGACCAATCTGTCTGGTTAGCATGGAGAAACGATGATAACGGTACACGACCAAATGCGTACATGACGTTGGTGGGGAATTTGTTGGATCAGATAGTCACTCGAGCTTCTAATGGTTCCGGCAAGAAATTTGCAGTGTTGGAAGCTAATTTTAGGCCCTTTGAGAGGGTGTACGCTCTTGGACAGTGTACCCCGGACCTTTCTAACGTTGATTGTCAGATATGTTTCAGAAATGTTATTGCAATGCTGCCTCGTTGCTGTTATGGAGCCGTGGGTGGTAGAGCTGTGTTCCCAAGCTGTAACGTTAGGTATGAGCTCTACCCTTTCTACAATCTCTCCGCCGTGGCACCACCGGCTCCGCCTCTGACcaatcctcctcctccttctctaccaccaccaccaccaccaagtATGCTTGCCAATTCCGCTAGCAGCAAAGGTAAACTTGATCTGGCGATTCTTTAACAAACTattgaatgcaatatacatgggtatttggtaaatagctgttagcttaTAGCTATTAGCTAATTGGATTAGTGAATTTAACTAGTTGATAggattagctgattgtaaaaaactgttttggtaaattaattgctTGCTGATAGTTGatccaaaatgactttctcaaaaagctgttttgagtaactttttgaattttagtattttgggcaataaattattataaaaagttaattaatgaaacactcatattgattatttaaccaattaagtcaaacagctaatagtgatcaaataagtcaaaattgactcataagctaactatattaccaaacagagtcATAGTGTTGTGTGGGGTAAGAGAATTGATTCCAGCATCCTGCCATCGATACGTGGTGCTGGATGGTTGTTATacaattataagaaaataaagttgagcTTGATCCTAACACATAGCTAAGAGTTTCTATAATCCATAATCTTTGGATCTATTCACGCAGGGAATAAAAGAAAAGTGATTATTGCAGCCTCTGTTGTGTCAATCACTGGGatattactttttgttttatgcTTCTGTTTCTTGAAAGTGAAAAGAGCAAAGAAATCCCATTCTAATGTGAACGAGACTACTACTGGTAATATAATGCAATCCCACCTTGATTGCTTGCTTGTGATTATCTTTCATCTATCATCTGTTTttgttagtaataataattcttttaccatttatatatttgtgTAGGCATGAGTGAAATTGCAACAGAGGAGTCCGTAAAATatgattttagtattattgaagCTATCACGAATTGCTTCTCCCGTAATAATAAGATTGGTGAAGATGGATATGGTGCTATTTACAAGGCAAAGTCTAGTCTTTCAATGTGCAACGTTGGATTTTGATTTTAGATTAATGAATTCTAATTGTTCactgataattatattatacatattcaTGGTGCTCAGGGAAGGCATCCCGACGGGTTAGAGGTAGCGGTAAAGAGGCTGTCAAGGAGTTCAACGAAAGGAGATGTAGACTTCAAAAATGAGATTGCATTGATTACCAAGCTTCATCATAGAAATTTAGTAAGACTGCTGGGTTTTTGCTTGcaaagagaagaaaagatacTCATCTATgaatttattcctaacaaaaGTCTTGACTACTTCTTATTTGGTTAGTTTTAGActgcaaatttaattttttttttttcaattatggaTTTTATTGATGTAGAGAgatcaaattatcaaaatagTAATCTGACTTGAGGGTTTAAATCTTGTTGACTATTATGCTGATCCAGAAAAGAAGCAGCTATTGAATTGGCCCACTCGTTACAAGATCATAGGAGGAATAGCTCGGGGGCTCCTTTATCTTCATGAAGATTCGCGTTTCAAAATCGTACATCATGACTTGAAAGCAAGCAACGTACTATTAGACGGAGATATGAATCCAAAAATATCCAATTGTGGCCTGGCAAGCATTTTTATGGCAGATCAAACCCAAATAAATACAAGTAAAGCTATCAGAACACAGTAAGTTTTAATTTTCACAGATAAATAATGCATGTAACCTCAACTATCTACTCAATTTATCATCTCTAGAAGTACCATTAACCATTCTTGCTAAAGAAGCTTAGAATTGTAGTTGTTCTTGTTTAATTAAATCCTTTATTAATGCTATGATTTTCAGTGGTTACGTGTCTTCTAAATACGCTTTACATGGCTTGCTCTCTATGAAGTTTGACGTTTTCAGCTTTGGAGTTCTACTATTGGAGATTATAACTGGAAAGAAAAACAGTTCTTTGTCTACGCAATCAACTAAAGCTCAAGATCTTCTTAGCTATGTgagtatattataaattaaaattcataacaAAAACTGAAAATCTCTGTTAAAGCACATTTTAATGAAACTGGTTAATGTTGCAGGCTTGGAAACATTGGAGGGAGGGCAGAGCATTAGACATGGTGGATCAAAGTCTTGGAGGTTTGTATTCGAGAAATGAAGTGATCCAATGTATTCATGTTGGGTTGTTGTGTGTCCAAGAAGAGGCTGATGATAGGCCAACAATGGCAAGTGTTGTGTTGATGCTAAATAGTCATTCTGCAATAAGGAGGACACCTAATCCACCTCTTAAATGGTGCCCAAGTGTTTGAACAcgatttatttattgttttacatttttctataaattaaaaatgtattctAGTTTGGGATATGATCTAGCTAATTTCCTAACATagtcaaacaaaaataataattatttcaagGTTTGTTGTACACCCAAATCAACACGTACTGATGTCTTTGTCAATGTCAAAGTCTTCCCATGCACGATGGGGCCTAATTGTCTATGCAGCCCTTCAAACATTCTAACTTAGTGGGACCATTTACTAAGTCTTCGATCTGCCGTTTAAGTTgacaaaaagattttttttttttaatgacaagCCGCCgcttcttgattttttttgactgcaatagtataaattagtttaaattatctataattaatcaattcaaatttaaaaaaaaaaatcaataagttatgtctattaaaaaaataacttgaTCGGGGTCCTCTCGAATTTCGGATGAATTTTTGCTTTGAGAGATATTATTCGGTCTTTGGATGGCCGTAAGGCGAGACCATGCGTCTGCCGCTGTGGTGGCAGAGGATATAACCGGTTGGATTGTTTCTGCGCAACTACCAAGCAGGGCAGCAAGAATAATATGATCTTGCCGTAACCAATCCGTATGAGCCGGGTTCTTAGTTGTTAACGTAGTATCCAGGAATTCAGTGGGCTCTTTAGCAGTGCCATCAATATATCTTAATAGGCCAAGACCAATGAGTGTTGAGTGAACCTGGCGACGCCAAATTGGGAAATTCGCATCAGCGGATTGGGAAGTTGGTCGGGGCGGATATTTGGATGATAGGAGTGGAAGATGTGATCGCCATATTAATGaagggagagaaaaaaaaatttagagatCTCGTGAGAGTATGGCTCTTAATACCATGTAAGAATGGAGAGAATGCGTATTCCAATATCAATTCACTGTACAACACAAGGTATTAAATAAAGGAGAGGCTAGTAACAACTCTAGACCAAATCTACAGGAGAATTAATAACAACTCAaacttgccaaagaccttgtggtctagtggcatccggtgtcccggttaacactctctCGATTCGAGCTTCAggggaggcaactgttgactcctTGTACTTcattaagttgagaaagtagctatgaacagatattacattataacagagtcagtagcactcaaaaaaaaaaaaaaacaactcaaaCTTAATCAACAGACTAAACAAAGGAATAAATACTAATGCTTAATACCTTATAGTTATTAAATCAATAATCTTACGAATTTGATTGTGATAGTTCGGACAAAAGATATTGTTAGTCCACTAACAACATGCAAAGCTCGTCAGACTGAAAAGGTGGCCGATTGAGTATTGTCTTTCAGtctattttttcttaatttcaaaACTGTGGGATTTAAGTTTTTCGACGCaacaagaatataatttataacaaaCTTACAGCACAAATGAATCATTCGCAATTCACACGAATCATACAGCAGAGCAGAGATTGATAATTGTGCACCTTCCATATAAATGTTGGGTCATATTTATGTGAGATCGTTTCACATATTCTTATTTATAAGATGGGTCGAGTTGAGTTGAAAtaatatgcaaatgtcatatatatatatatatatatgctcaaatgttatacttatatgctcaaatgtaattaagaataaaattttggaataaggttcaaattggccactgaacgtaacctaaaagtgcaattaggccactgaacgaaaaaaatgtgcaattaggccactatACACTTCAAATGCACgcaattttacctgatagcaggttgcctgcttacaatgttttcattttcatttgacaatattgcaatgtttttttttttttcatttttcacacacattaatttcattattgcaactctaaaatatcatttaattctactacaatttcatttgacaatatatgttattgcatAAGCTctattttttcatttcattttccacacacactaatttaattataataacgctaaagtataatttaattctactacaatttcatttgacaatatatgttattgcatAAGCtctattttttcattttcatttttcacacacactaatttaattataataacgctaaagtataattttaattaacctCATGTTCATTTGATAACATATGTTATTATATGAgttctgttttttagtttcacttccacacacactagtttattATATAgtaacactaaaatatcattttaatttttttacagtttcatttgacaatatacgttattgcttaaactcttattttagtttcatttttcacacacattaatttcattttaataacactaaagtatcattttaactctattacagttttatttgacaatggTATTATATTGAACCATGATCCACTATATAACAACTAATACTTGTTCAAATATGACTAGTAGACCGCTCCAAGACTGGCCATCTTGGCCCTTATAATCCATCACTTACAACTCCTCCCTCGTATACGGACTCCATGTGCGCTGCTGACTGGTGTACATGCACTAGTTGGCCAAATTGCTCCAACATTTACTGTACTGTCCGTGTGCTGCTATTgaa
Coding sequences within it:
- the LOC116032853 gene encoding uncharacterized protein LOC116032853, which gives rise to MMIIIIWFCFLMRLIDITKGRSDIFPVQYLCLTTNSYSPKSTYKANLDSLLSNLYSNSTRDDNNGFYHTTVAGGSASNDTVHGLFLCRGDVSTHDCGRCVADARKTILEFCANGKTAMVWYDLCLLRYSENAMLGILDQSFWYKMKNTDNNTRSNEYMQMVGNMLDQLISPASSGSDKKFAVSQANFSGFERVFALGQCTPDLSNVDCQICFRNAINTLPGCCFGALGARAVYPSCYVRYELYPFYTLSTVAAPAPSPIHPPPPLPPTMLPNSTTEESVQYDFSTIQAITNYFSPDNKIGEGGCSSVYKGRFPNGQEVAVKRLLRSSTQGVVEFKNEIALVAKLLHRNLVKLLGFCLQGEEKILVYEFVPNKSLDYFLFDPEKKRLLNWSTRFKIIVGIVRGLLYLHEDSRLKIIHRDLKASNVLLDEDMNSKISDFGLARIFMADQTQGNTNKVIGTYGYMSPEYVKHGLFSVKSDVFSFGVILLEIITGKRNSSLSMKSTGAKDLLSYAWKHWREERALDIIVDQSLRGLYSRDEVIQCINVGLLCVQEDVDERPTMANVVLMLNSFSATRRTPSNPPAFFNGGIERISVGETLIMINFIVFCCDMMMVIWFCLLMTLITKGTSDLLQFNCVNKTSYTPNSTYKTNLHSLLSDLYSNATRDNGFYHTTVDTVHGMFLCRGDVSTDVCGDCVGYARERILDLCPNEKTAIIWYDNCMLRYSEKSMLGIVDQSVWLAWRNDDNGTRPNAYMTLVGNLLDQIVTRASNGSGKKFAVLEANFRPFERVYALGQCTPDLSNVDCQICFRNVIAMLPRCCYGAVGGRAVFPSCNVRYELYPFYNLSAVAPPAPPLTNPPPPSLPPPPPPSMLANSASSKGNKRKVIIAASVVSITGILLFVLCFCFLKVKRAKKSHSNVNETTTGMSEIATEESVKYDFSIIEAITNCFSRNNKIGEDGYGAIYKAKHPDGLEVAVKRLSRSSTKGDVDFKNEIALITKLHHRNLVRLLGFCLQREEKILIYEFIPNKSLDYFLFDPEKKQLLNWPTRYKIIGGIARGLLYLHEDSRFKIVHHDLKASNVLLDGDMNPKISNCGLASIFMADQTQINTSKAIRTHGYVSSKYALHGLLSMKFDVFSFGVLLLEIITGKKNSSLSTQSTKAQDLLSYAWKHWREGRALDMVDQSLGGLYSRNEVIQCIHVGLLCVQEEADDRPTMASVVLMLNSHSAIRRTPNPPLKWCPSV